The DNA window TAAGTTTGAAAAATATCTTAAGTCAGGCTCAGGTAGAGCATTTACTAAGAAGCACGAACTTGTAGAAGTTTGGTTTTGCCCTAAAATCCCCCTAGCATTACAGTTCCCTTTGTGGTAATTTAGAAAAAATCTACGACACATAGTCTCCTGCCTGGAAAGGAGGTAAAGTTGCCTAGAAAGAAAAATACTTCAGTTATTGCTGGCTTTTGGCCAATAGATTACAGAGAATCTTATCCCAGCTTAATTCTTGGTGCGATTATTTTAGTTATTCTTGGACTCTTGGTTTTTAACTTTTTTAATAGAACCAGAATGAGTCAGATTGGTAGCGGGGAAAATACAGAACTAACGACACCAGAGGGAGCTGAGAGCGATGCGAAAAAACATACGGTTACAGAGGGAGAATCTCTGGCTAAAATTTCCGAAACAATTTACGGTTCCCAAGACTTCTGGCCACAACTGGCACAAGTAAATAATATTGCGAATCCTAACGTTTTGTCCGCTGGTATAACCCTGGATATTCCGGATAAAGTGGATCTTGAGCAAGGAAAATTTGGAGCGCCAGATGTAGCTACTTCATATCAAGTAAAAGAAGGCGATACTCTGTTTAAGATAGCCGAAGAAGTCTACAAAGACGGTTCAAGGTGGACAGAAATATCAAGAGCTAACGGGTTAGGAAGACTTCCGAACGGAAATCCTCTAGTTTTTGCTGGATCTACGATTAGTATACCTAGATAAAATCTAGTAAAATCGATACTGGCTTAATATGCCGCTTAACTGCGGGATTAGTACAATGGCAGTATGCCACCTTCCCAAGGTGGAGACGCGAGTCCGATTCTCGTATCCCGCTCAAGTTGTGAGGGGTTCACTTTTTTGCGAAGCAAAAAATATCGCTCCGAGTGGAACGAGAATGAAGATATTTCCCCCACCCGCTCACCATGTTTGAATCGTGCTCTCGCAGGAGATACAATTGAGCTGGCTCAAATCTGCCGGAGTGGCTCAGTGGTAGAGCAACTGTTTCGTAAACAGTGGGTCGTGAGTTCGATTCTCACCTCCGGCTCCATCAAATATAAATGGCAAGAAGAGGTTTAAGAATTCAAAGACTAGCGCGAAGAGAAGAGAAAGAGACTATTAAAAGAGTTGTCTTTTTTTCTGTTATTAGCTTA is part of the Candidatus Curtissbacteria bacterium genome and encodes:
- a CDS encoding LysM peptidoglycan-binding domain-containing protein, producing MPRKKNTSVIAGFWPIDYRESYPSLILGAIILVILGLLVFNFFNRTRMSQIGSGENTELTTPEGAESDAKKHTVTEGESLAKISETIYGSQDFWPQLAQVNNIANPNVLSAGITLDIPDKVDLEQGKFGAPDVATSYQVKEGDTLFKIAEEVYKDGSRWTEISRANGLGRLPNGNPLVFAGSTISIPR